A single window of Sphingobacteriales bacterium DNA harbors:
- a CDS encoding beta-lactamase family protein has protein sequence MSKKFVEIKGYAKEGFEKVRDVFQYNFYNKKEVGASCCVFFEGEKVVDLYAGFKDSKRTQEWTADTLSILFSTTKGISSIAMAMLHSRQLLNYDEKVAHYWPEFAANGKENITIRELFSHQAGLFSNDKSFNYETLCDENKLSNCLAKQKPYWKVGNRQGYHAWTIAMYQNELMKRIDPQKRNLAQFVQEEIAQPLNIELYIGFPAQVDWNRKASCIPFSPTDAITGGDNRDFGRLVKNIVNPFSMFYKSLLNPPFALNLNNFNNIKYISLQNGSALGFGNACSLATIYNDLATGGKKLNISAETLEELSKPPIAPKVDKIDLVLGVDIPFSLGFAKPSPYQDFGVDYKAFGTFGAGGSGAFADPTLQLSFAYVMNKMGTHIANDPRELALRQATYESVLALEHKKLKEKAVVMHE, from the coding sequence ATGTCAAAGAAATTTGTAGAAATTAAAGGTTATGCAAAAGAAGGATTTGAAAAAGTAAGAGATGTATTTCAATACAATTTTTATAATAAAAAAGAAGTAGGTGCAAGTTGTTGTGTTTTTTTCGAAGGTGAGAAGGTAGTAGATTTGTATGCTGGATTTAAAGATTCTAAACGCACACAAGAATGGACAGCAGATACACTATCAATTTTGTTTTCTACTACAAAAGGTATCAGCTCAATAGCAATGGCAATGTTGCATAGCAGACAACTACTCAATTATGATGAAAAGGTAGCTCACTATTGGCCAGAATTTGCAGCTAATGGAAAAGAGAATATTACAATAAGAGAACTTTTTTCGCACCAAGCAGGTTTGTTTAGCAATGATAAATCTTTCAACTATGAAACATTGTGCGACGAAAATAAACTATCTAATTGTTTGGCAAAACAAAAACCATATTGGAAAGTAGGTAATAGGCAAGGTTACCATGCATGGACCATTGCCATGTACCAAAATGAGTTGATGAAAAGAATTGATCCACAAAAAAGGAATCTAGCACAGTTTGTTCAAGAAGAAATAGCACAACCATTAAATATAGAATTATACATTGGTTTTCCAGCTCAAGTAGATTGGAACAGAAAAGCGAGTTGTATTCCATTTTCGCCAACTGATGCAATAACAGGCGGAGACAATAGAGATTTTGGTCGTTTGGTTAAGAATATTGTCAATCCATTTTCTATGTTTTATAAATCTTTACTAAATCCACCATTTGCATTAAATTTGAATAATTTTAATAATATAAAATATATATCATTGCAAAATGGTTCTGCACTTGGATTTGGAAATGCATGTAGTTTAGCTACTATTTATAATGACTTAGCCACAGGTGGGAAAAAACTAAATATATCAGCAGAAACATTAGAAGAATTGAGCAAGCCACCAATTGCTCCAAAAGTTGATAAAATAGATTTGGTACTTGGTGTAGATATTCCATTTTCATTAGGCTTTGCTAAGCCTTCGCCTTATCAAGATTTTGGTGTAGATTATAAAGCGTTCGGAACATTTGGTGCTGGTGGTTCTGGCGCATTTGCAGATCCAACTTTACAACTTTCATTTGCTTATGTAATGAATAAAATGGGCACACATATTGCAAATGATCCAAGAGAATTGGCACTTAGACAAGCAACCTACGAATCTGTGCTTGCATTAGAACATAAAAAATTAAAAGAGAAAGCTGTAGTTATGCATGAGTAG
- the rocD gene encoding ornithine--oxo-acid transaminase, translated as MNQSSQYYINLEKKYGAHNYHPLPVVLAKGNGVYVWDVEEKKYLDFLSAYSAVNQGHCHPKIIDALVQQAQTLTLTSRAFHNNLLGEFEQYITTLFGYDKVLMMNTGVEGDETALKLARKWAYEVKGVEPNKAKIIFAENNFMGRTIAAVSASTDPSSYNNFGPFVPEFYKIPFNNTEVLEQEFQDKNVAAFFVEPIQGEAGVMVPDNGYLKKVRELCTKYNVLFVADEVQTGIARTGKMLACNYEQVKPDILILGKALSGGVMPVSAVLANDEIMLTIKPGEHGSTFGGNPLACKVAQAALEVVLEENLADNAYKMGEIFRSELKNINHPAIKEIRGKGLLNSIEIDNSSNENLAWDICLKMMKNGLLAKPTHGNIIRFAPPLIITQEEIAKAIQIIKMSL; from the coding sequence ATGAATCAATCTTCACAATACTATATCAATTTAGAGAAAAAATATGGAGCACATAACTATCATCCATTGCCAGTGGTACTTGCCAAAGGCAATGGAGTTTATGTTTGGGATGTCGAAGAAAAAAAATACTTAGATTTTCTTTCTGCCTATTCTGCAGTCAATCAAGGACATTGCCATCCAAAAATAATTGATGCATTAGTTCAGCAAGCACAAACACTTACACTTACATCACGCGCATTTCATAATAATTTGTTGGGCGAATTTGAACAATACATCACAACACTTTTTGGTTACGACAAAGTATTGATGATGAACACAGGCGTAGAAGGCGATGAAACAGCACTTAAATTAGCAAGAAAATGGGCGTATGAAGTAAAAGGAGTTGAGCCTAATAAAGCAAAAATAATTTTTGCAGAAAACAATTTCATGGGACGCACCATTGCAGCTGTTTCTGCATCAACAGATCCAAGCTCATACAATAATTTTGGACCATTTGTACCAGAATTTTACAAAATACCATTCAACAATACAGAAGTATTAGAACAAGAATTTCAAGATAAAAATGTAGCAGCATTTTTTGTAGAACCAATTCAAGGCGAAGCAGGCGTAATGGTTCCAGATAATGGATATCTAAAAAAAGTACGTGAACTATGTACAAAATACAATGTACTGTTTGTAGCAGATGAAGTGCAAACAGGTATAGCACGCACAGGAAAAATGTTAGCTTGCAATTATGAACAAGTAAAACCAGATATTCTAATATTAGGTAAAGCATTAAGTGGCGGCGTAATGCCAGTAAGTGCAGTACTTGCCAATGACGAAATTATGCTAACTATAAAACCAGGCGAACATGGTTCAACTTTTGGTGGCAATCCTTTGGCTTGCAAAGTAGCACAAGCAGCATTGGAAGTTGTATTAGAAGAAAATTTAGCAGACAATGCATATAAAATGGGTGAAATATTTAGAAGCGAATTAAAAAATATAAATCACCCAGCTATAAAAGAAATAAGAGGCAAAGGCTTATTAAATTCAATAGAAATAGATAACTCATCAAACGAAAACTTAGCATGGGATATTTGTTTGAAAATGATGAAAAATGGTTTGCTAGCCAAGCCAACACACGGAAATATTATTAGGTTTGCACCACCACTTATCATTACACAAGAAGAAATAGCAAAAGCAATTCAGATAATAAAGATGTCATTATAA
- a CDS encoding PDZ domain-containing protein: MHIKYKLFSKKTYAHILCIDLHINNISYDSLVLKLPVWIPGSYLVREFAKNIDYIIDINTQQRIKKTNKNTWIVDTKNIDSLHLQYHVYGFDWSVRTNHINEEHAFVNAAASLLYIENHENIPIDIEIVPDKNWNSISSNLEILNNNIWQRRANNIHDLYDSVFEIGNQQIVHFNVKNTTYEIAMYGNNNCNTEQLIEDLKKIIASQIEIFGHHPCEKYLFIIQHRLLGFGGLEHLNASVNQIPSYHYQEREKYRQAIGLLSHEHFHLWNVKRIKPKELLPYQYEQEQYTELLWFFEGITSYYDDLTCYRAGVFSKEEYLEIVEKLINEVVNHPGNDVQTLAEASFDAWIKYYRQTENSINSEVSYYRKGAVVALLIDLYLIYYSDAKYCLDNIMQILFAESQKPNYSGLTKERIIQVLQQFVDFDWNDFYENYIENTRPLPVEDIFNSMEFSCINNQNSSYYLGLYLQEKGNSFVIKQLDKNYGAYKAGLQVNDIIVEVDTQNFENNLSSILQEKNTGDIVIFKIERDGSIHNIAVTLTLDLRKNYSISKPENISQNKFEQKWLMQLNVIS, encoded by the coding sequence ATGCATATTAAATATAAACTATTTTCAAAAAAAACATACGCGCATATACTATGTATTGATTTACATATAAATAATATCTCATATGACTCATTAGTATTAAAACTTCCTGTGTGGATTCCTGGTAGTTATTTGGTGCGTGAATTTGCTAAAAACATAGACTATATCATTGATATTAATACTCAACAGCGTATTAAAAAAACAAATAAAAATACTTGGATTGTTGATACTAAAAATATTGATTCTTTACATTTGCAATATCATGTTTATGGTTTTGATTGGAGTGTGCGTACCAATCATATCAATGAAGAACATGCTTTCGTAAATGCAGCAGCATCGTTATTGTATATTGAAAATCATGAAAATATTCCGATAGATATAGAAATTGTACCTGATAAAAATTGGAATTCTATATCTTCTAACTTAGAAATATTGAATAATAATATTTGGCAAAGAAGAGCTAATAATATTCATGATTTATATGATAGTGTATTTGAAATTGGCAATCAACAGATTGTACATTTTAATGTAAAAAACACCACTTATGAAATTGCAATGTATGGTAATAACAATTGCAATACTGAACAATTAATCGAAGATTTAAAAAAAATAATTGCATCGCAAATTGAAATATTTGGGCATCATCCATGTGAAAAATATTTGTTTATTATTCAACATCGGCTTTTAGGTTTTGGTGGTTTAGAACATTTGAATGCGTCTGTCAATCAGATTCCAAGTTATCATTATCAAGAAAGAGAAAAATACAGACAAGCTATTGGTCTTCTTTCGCATGAGCATTTCCACTTGTGGAATGTAAAAAGAATAAAACCTAAAGAATTATTACCATATCAATACGAACAAGAACAATACACAGAATTACTTTGGTTTTTTGAAGGCATTACAAGCTATTATGATGATTTAACTTGTTATCGAGCAGGCGTTTTCTCAAAAGAAGAATATTTGGAAATTGTAGAAAAGTTAATTAATGAAGTTGTTAATCATCCAGGAAATGATGTGCAAACATTAGCAGAAGCAAGTTTTGACGCGTGGATAAAATATTATAGACAAACAGAAAATTCAATCAATTCTGAAGTGAGTTATTATAGAAAAGGTGCTGTTGTTGCTTTACTAATAGATTTATATCTTATATATTATTCTGATGCTAAATATTGTTTGGACAATATAATGCAAATTCTATTTGCTGAAAGCCAAAAGCCAAATTATTCTGGACTAACTAAAGAAAGAATTATACAAGTATTACAACAATTTGTAGATTTTGATTGGAATGATTTTTATGAGAATTATATAGAAAATACAAGACCTTTGCCAGTAGAAGATATTTTTAATTCAATGGAATTTTCGTGTATCAATAATCAAAATTCTAGTTATTATTTAGGATTATATTTACAAGAAAAAGGCAATAGTTTTGTCATCAAACAACTAGATAAAAACTATGGTGCATACAAAGCTGGCTTGCAAGTAAATGATATTATTGTAGAAGTTGACACACAAAATTTTGAAAATAATTTAAGCAGCATTTTACAAGAAAAAAATACTGGCGACATAGTTATTTTTAAGATTGAAAGAGATGGAAGTATACACAATATTGCAGTTACGCTAACACTTGACTTACGTAAAAACTATTCCATATCTAAACCTGAAAACATATCTCAAAATAAATTTGAACAGAAATGGTTGATGCAACTAAATGTAATTAGTTAA